A genomic segment from Triticum dicoccoides isolate Atlit2015 ecotype Zavitan chromosome 1A, WEW_v2.0, whole genome shotgun sequence encodes:
- the LOC119284196 gene encoding BTB/POZ and MATH domain-containing protein 1-like, translating into MSSPIACVGEPSGSASAIVATSARGYHTLKIDGYCCTKATPTGEFLQSSQFFVGGHCWRIYYFPNGMDSETADYISFYLKLDEIATEGVKTMFTINFAKVAEKRLSWPWASTTGYVFGGKQMWGCPKFVKREDLEKSEHLKDDSFTIRCDIAVVHDICTKQTSAPKFVFVPPPELNQHLGDLLKTEKGADVVFEVGGERIAAHRCVLASRSPVFSAELFGMMKEGDTASVIHIDDLEAQVFKELLYFAYTDSLREAKEEEEDIMCQHLLVAADRYNMERLKLICEEKLCKYIDTGSVPTILALAEQYHCHGLKKACFDFLSCPAHRRAVVATEGFQNLCKSFPSLVMELIAMPLPP; encoded by the coding sequence ATGTCTTCCCCCATCGCTTGTGTCGGTGAGCCGTCGGGATCCGCCTCTGCCATTGTCGCCACCTCAGCGAGAGGATATCATACCCTCAAGATCGACGGTTACTGCTGCACCAAGGCGACCCCCACGGGTGAGTTCCTCCAATCCAGTCAATTCTTTGTCGGCGGCCATTGCTGGCGCATCTACTATTTCCCCAATGGCATGGACTCCGAAACAGCAGATTATATTTCCTTTTACCTCAAGCTCGATGAAATTGCAACCGAGGGTGTGAAGACGATGTTCACTATTAATTTTGCCAAGGTGGCTGAGAAGCGACTGTCATGGCCGTGGGCATCCACAACTGGATATGTTTTTGGTGGTAAGCAAATGTGGGGCTGTCCAAAGTTCGTCAAGAGGGAGGATTTGGAGAAGTCGGAGCATCTCAAGGACGATTCTTTCACAATCAGGTGTGACATTGCCGTCGTCCATGACATCTGCACCAAACAGACCAGCGCTCCAAAGTTTGTCTTTGTGCCCCCACCCGAGCTGAATCAGCACCTCGGTGATCTCCTCAAGACTGAGAAGGGCGCTGACGTTGTGTTTGAGGTAGGTGGTGAGAGGATTGCTGCACACCGGTGTGTGCTCGCGTCGCGATCTCCAGTCTTCAGCGCGGAGCTCTTTGGCATGATGAAGGAGGGCGACACAGCCAGTGTCATACACATAGATGACTTGGAGGCACAGGTTTTCAAGGAGTTGCTCTACTTCGCCTACACTGATTCATTGCGAGaggcaaaagaagaagaggaagatatcATGTGTCAGCATCTGCTCGTTGCGGCGGACAGGTATAACATGGAGAGGCTAAAGCTGATTTGCGAGGAAAAATTATGCAAGTACATTGATACAGGCTCTGTTCCGACCATTCTAGCACTTGCTGAGCAGTACCACTGCCACGGGTTGAAGAAGGCATGCTTTGATTTTCTCAGCTGCCCGGCACATCGGAGGGCAGTCGTGGCCACTGAGGGCTTCCAGAATTTGTGTAAGAGCTTCCCTTCTCTTGTGATGGAGCTGATTGCCATGCCCTTGCCACCTTAG